The nucleotide window AGCATTCGCCCATCACGCTGGTCAGAGCGTACTTCACGCCCGCGATGACCTGAGTCTTCAGACCCGCGGTCAATTCACCTTTCATCGTGCGCTTGGTGCCCACGAGCGTACGCGCATCGAGTCCCGCGCCGATCGCCAGGGTCACGTTGTTGTCGCCCCATTTCGCTTGATCGGTCGAAGCCGACAGGCTCGCCTTCAAACGGTCACCCGCGAGGTCCGACGAACGCGCGTCGAATTTCACGCTCAGGTCGGTCAGGTAAGCGAAATCTTTCTGGACGTCTTTCGCGACGACATCGAGATTTTTGTTGATCGACGCCCACGAAGTGGCGGTCGCATTTGCCGAGACGGAAGCCAAAACCAAAGACAGGCCCAAGACGAAATTCTTCATCGAAAAAGTCCTTTCAGCGTTGTTGGAAAACGATTTGAAGCGTGCGATGGCCCGGTCTACCCCGACCGCCCGACGCAACTCGAGTAAGGATCTAGTTCTTGAAGTTTTTTCCCGAGGCAAAACGGACACGCCCCGGGGCTCTTTCCGGACGAAACTACCGATTTAGAAAACGATCCGGGTCTTGATCGAGCGGCCCAGGCCGCCGATGTCGAAACAGAGCGCCTGCGCCTCGGCTTTTTCCACGTCCATGATCAAATAACCGATGCGGGGATCGGTCGAAAGCTGCTGGGCCAGGATGTTGGCGCCATGCTTAGACACGAGCGAGTTGATTTCGCCCAGAACCCCGGGTTCGTTCCGGTGCACGTTCAAAATGCGGTGCGAACCCGACGTGGGCGGCACGTCGACGTGGGGAAAGTTGACCGCGCCGGAGGTCGCCCCCGCGCGCAGGAACTTGCGGAAGCTCTCGGCGACCTCGAGCCCGATGGCGTACTGGGCCTCTTCCGTCGAACCCCCGATGTGCGGGGTCAGGATCACGTTCTTGATCCCCTGGAGCGCGCTGACGAAACGTTCTTTGTTCGAGGCGGGCTCCTCCGGAAAGACGTCCAGCGCCGCGCCCGCGATGTGGCCCTCTTTCAGCGCGTTCACGAGGTCCTCGATGACGACGACCGTGCCGCGCGAAAGGTTCAGCAGGTAACTGCCTTTCTGCATGCGGCGCAGTTCGGCCGCGCCGATCATGTGCTGGGTCTGCGGCGTTTCGGGGACGTGAAGCGTGACGAAATCGGATTTCTCTAGAAGTTCGAACAGCGTGGGCGAGGCCGTCGCGTTCCCCAGCGGAAGCTTCTTCACCACGTCGTAGAAGATCACGCGCAGGCCGAGGGCTTCGGCCATGATGCTGACCTGCGAACCGATGTGACCGTAGCCCACGATCCCCAGCGTCTTGCCGCGCACTTCCCGCGCGCCTTCGGCGGACTTCATCCAGCCGCCTTGATGCGCGAGCGTGTTGCGATCCCCGAGCTGACGGGACAGCGCGATCATCTCGGCGATGACGAGCTCGGCCACCGAACGTGTGTTCGAGTAAGGCGCGTTGAAGACCGGAATACCCATCAGCTTCGCCGGCTGCAGATCGACCTGGTTGGTGCCGATGCAGAAGCAGCCGATCCCCTGCAGATTCGGCGCGCTCGCGAGGACCTCTTGGCGCAACTCCGTTTTGGAGCGAATGCCGACGAGATCGTACTGCGGAAGGAGCTTCTTCAGCTCGTCTTCGCTGGGCGAATCGGTTCGCAATTCCACCGCGAAGCCCTCTTCGACAAGGCGTTCTTTCGCGATGGGGTGGATGTTCTCGAGCAGGAGGATGCGCTGGGGTTGGCTCATGCCCCATAGTTCACCGACTGAAGGTCCCGCACAAGCCCTGTCGCAACAGGCTGCGGCAGGACTCGCCAAACCTTCTCGTTTTTGCCATCGTTAGGGGCAGAGTATGAGCTCCACTTTCAATCCGGTCCTTCTTGTCATCGACGACGATCACCTCATTCACGACTCTTTGAGTCTGTTGCTGCCGGATCATTGGGACATCCTGAGCGCGAACAGCCTGGCGCAAGCCCCGCAAGACGGCGTGATCCACGCGATCTTCGTGGACATGCACCTCACGCCGAACTCGAAGGTCGCCGAAGGCCCCGGCATCATCGCGGCGATGCGCGAACGCTTCCCGCTCGCCGAAATTTACGGGATGTCGGGCGACCTGACGATCGAGCTCATGGAAAAAGCGCTGGCCGCCGGCGCCCGCAAGTTCCTGGCGAAGCCGCTCCATCCGGATGAGGTCACCGCGAGCTTCGAAAAGATCGAAGCGCTGTGGGCTTTACGCTCCAGCGAATCCCGCCACCGCTCGACGCAAACCCACCAGTGGATCGGGCAGTCGAAGGCCGCCGAAAAGATCCGCTTCGAAATCGCGAACCTCGCGGGTGAAACCAGCCCCATCCTGATCGAAGGCGAAACCGGCACCGGGAAAGAAGTCATCGCGCAGATCTTGAACCAGCAGGACAACCGCCCCTTGATCGCGGTGAATCTCGGCGCGATCCCCGAGAATCTTTTTGAATCGGAGTTCTTCGGTCACGTGCGCGGGGCCTTCACCGGCGCCGATCAAATGAAGGTCGGTCTCGCCGAGGCCGCGAACGGCGGCGATCTGTTCTTGGACGAGATCGAGGCCTTGCCGCTCGCGCAGCAGGCGAAGCTCTTGCGCTTTCTGGAAAGCGGCGAAGTGCGCAAGGTCGGCGCGAAGGACACCGTCCACGTGAAAGTCCGCGTGATCGCGGCCTCGAACCAAAGCCTGCAGCAGATGGTGAAAGAGCAAAAATTCCGCGAGGATCTTTTGTTCCGCCTGACCTCACACCGCTTGCAGCTGCCGCCCTTGCGTGAACGGACGGACGACATCGAGATCCTCGCTAAACACTTTCTGAAGATGCCGCGTTCGGCGGGCCTGAAGATGCTCGCTCCCGAGGCGATCACGCGCTTGAAAGCGCACGGCTGGCCGGGCAACGTGCGCGAGCTGAAACGGGTCATCGAACATCTCTCGCAGACGGCGCCGCTGCCGATCATTCGTGCGGAAGACGTTGATCGCCTGCTCGGTGGCGCGAGTGCGCCCGCGGGGCTCGGGGATTTCCCGCTCGAGCAAGGCCTGACATCCCTCGTCGAATCTTTCGAGAAACAGGTCCTCCTGAAGGCCCTGGATCGCACCGGCAAGGATGTGGATCAGGCAGCGGAACTCCTGCAGATCTCGCGCAGCAATTTCTATAAAAAAATGAAGGACTATGGTATCTGAGCTCCATGACCGGAGCACTTGGAACCCCCGTCTATCAGGAGACCGCCCTCTGGGTGTTGTCGCTTCTGTTCGTGTCGGGTTTGATCGTTTATTTCCTGCGTAAAAAGAACCACTATTTCGTCGTCTCTTGGGCCTCGATCAAGAGTTGGCTGTTCGTCGCACCGATCCTGTTCGTACTGATGGGCCTGCCCGAACCGTGGCCGCTCATCGTGCTGACGTTGCTCGCCGTGCTGGGCGCGAAGATCTTCTTCCAGCTGGTGGGAATGTACCACCGCTCCTACTTCGTGCTCGTCTGTTACGCGGGGATCCTGGGCCTCGGCTGGACGATCTACGCCGGGCGTTTGGATCTTTACAACCTGCTGCCGATGATCGTGCTCGGCGTGAGCTGCCTGGTGCCGCTTCTGCGGAACAACTACAAACGCATGATCCAGTACATCTCGCTGACGAACCTCGCGTTCGTTTTCTTGGGCTGGTCGTTCATGCATTTGGGTTTGGTCATGGGTCTCGAAAAAGGGATTTACCAGCTTTTGTACCTGCTGATCCTGACCGAGTTCTGCGACAATACGAACCTCGCGATCTCGCGTTACGTCGGACGCATCAAACTCTTCGACCGCATCGACCACAAACGTTCACTGGAATCGACCTTGGTGTCCATGGTGCTGACCCTGGGCATGGCGTTCATCATGCGTAACCTCTTGCCTGACAATTCGGACAAGTACTGGCTCGCGGCGGGCATCGTGGCGTCGGTGGGCGGGATGTTCGGCGACCTGATCATGGCGGTTCTTCGTCGCGACGCGGGCATCCGCGTGACCGGCGCGTTCGTCCTGGGCCGCGGGGATTTCCTGCACCGCATGGACCGTTTGATCTTCGTCGCGCCGATCTATTACTACGTGACCACCTACCTCTTGAGTCATTGAGGCGAAGCGCGTGAAGGACTGGAACTACGACAACGAACAGTGGACGAAGCTGCCGGCGCACATGAAGCACCTGCCGCTGTTCACGCGTCAGATCGACTGGGTCTCGATCAGTTTCCGTTACGCTTGGGCCTTCTTCTTGAAGGTGCTCGCCTTCCGCTTCTACATCCGGTTGAAGGTGAAAGGCGACTACCGTCC belongs to Pseudobdellovibrionaceae bacterium and includes:
- the serA gene encoding phosphoglycerate dehydrogenase, whose product is MSQPQRILLLENIHPIAKERLVEEGFAVELRTDSPSEDELKKLLPQYDLVGIRSKTELRQEVLASAPNLQGIGCFCIGTNQVDLQPAKLMGIPVFNAPYSNTRSVAELVIAEMIALSRQLGDRNTLAHQGGWMKSAEGAREVRGKTLGIVGYGHIGSQVSIMAEALGLRVIFYDVVKKLPLGNATASPTLFELLEKSDFVTLHVPETPQTQHMIGAAELRRMQKGSYLLNLSRGTVVVIEDLVNALKEGHIAGAALDVFPEEPASNKERFVSALQGIKNVILTPHIGGSTEEAQYAIGLEVAESFRKFLRAGATSGAVNFPHVDVPPTSGSHRILNVHRNEPGVLGEINSLVSKHGANILAQQLSTDPRIGYLIMDVEKAEAQALCFDIGGLGRSIKTRIVF
- a CDS encoding sigma-54-dependent Fis family transcriptional regulator — its product is MSSTFNPVLLVIDDDHLIHDSLSLLLPDHWDILSANSLAQAPQDGVIHAIFVDMHLTPNSKVAEGPGIIAAMRERFPLAEIYGMSGDLTIELMEKALAAGARKFLAKPLHPDEVTASFEKIEALWALRSSESRHRSTQTHQWIGQSKAAEKIRFEIANLAGETSPILIEGETGTGKEVIAQILNQQDNRPLIAVNLGAIPENLFESEFFGHVRGAFTGADQMKVGLAEAANGGDLFLDEIEALPLAQQAKLLRFLESGEVRKVGAKDTVHVKVRVIAASNQSLQQMVKEQKFREDLLFRLTSHRLQLPPLRERTDDIEILAKHFLKMPRSAGLKMLAPEAITRLKAHGWPGNVRELKRVIEHLSQTAPLPIIRAEDVDRLLGGASAPAGLGDFPLEQGLTSLVESFEKQVLLKALDRTGKDVDQAAELLQISRSNFYKKMKDYGI
- a CDS encoding phosphatidate cytidylyltransferase produces the protein MTGALGTPVYQETALWVLSLLFVSGLIVYFLRKKNHYFVVSWASIKSWLFVAPILFVLMGLPEPWPLIVLTLLAVLGAKIFFQLVGMYHRSYFVLVCYAGILGLGWTIYAGRLDLYNLLPMIVLGVSCLVPLLRNNYKRMIQYISLTNLAFVFLGWSFMHLGLVMGLEKGIYQLLYLLILTEFCDNTNLAISRYVGRIKLFDRIDHKRSLESTLVSMVLTLGMAFIMRNLLPDNSDKYWLAAGIVASVGGMFGDLIMAVLRRDAGIRVTGAFVLGRGDFLHRMDRLIFVAPIYYYVTTYLLSH